The Ipomoea triloba cultivar NCNSP0323 chromosome 4, ASM357664v1 DNA segment TTCCCAATAAATATTGATTAGGATTTTTATTAGAATTCAATTTCACAGTGTGAAAAGCATGAATTTCCTTTTCATGGTTTCTAGATGATGAGGGAAACAATGCATCTATATATCATATGGTCTTATCATATTCTAGATCTTTGTCTTGAATTGCCAAGAAAATGTTATTGTGACTTTAGCTGACTGGCACCATTTGTTTTATAtagtataattttttgaattatatttctACGTAATTTTCCCTTGCAAGAAACGTGCTGCACCAGATGTTCACACGCAACTTAACTAATTGTTAAACAATCCTTACTTTCTGTTTCCTTTGCCTTTTTCCATTAGCCTCCGGAGAAAATTGTGCACTAAAGACGCCAAAATTTCATCTACAAATCCTCCCTTACTAATTAAGCCCAATAAACATtgccaaagaaaaaaaacattaatcaataatttaagACAGCTAGTAAACagaatttgaattaattttaccGTGATagatatattaaattttgtacaaaatgtaatactccgtatttatttgtCCCATAACTTATTTCAAGCTTCAAATACAAACATTTATAATCAATGTTTGGTTATACTACACTTACATGTTTCAATGAGACAATTATTCTTTTTGATTAGTTAAATATTAATTAGAGAACCTAAATTTGATCATCTCGCAATAAAAATGCATATGTTTAGGTTTGAATGTTTGATTTGGctaataattaatgtttaatagacaaacaaaaattttcaaatacttccttccaaaaaattgaattctaAACACCAAAAGTCCACCCGTTCCGCCCCCACAGAATAtctgaaaatatataaatcacGGTAATTCAGTTAAATACAAGGCTAGATATTTACTTACTACGCACAAAAAATCCCTTACTTTGAAAGGTTGCTTACACACGATTGCTGTGAGACTCGATAgctgatttttcttctttcacaaCATTCTTGTAAAAGTTATCACATGATAAAGTCCGACTAAGATGCAGTATGTTCCTACCAAGTAATTAAATTCTAGATTCCACGTGTCAATTGTTGAAGTGGGGTAGCATGGGAATTGAAACTCCATACTGCAAATCAAGCTATGATCTCTCTCCGGTCGGCCTCTATATATAAACGCGTTATGTGAATGCATTATCCATCCTTCATCCTCAATCCTCATCATCTTTTGGTGTTCCAATCACAACCTCtcaatatttttcttcattttatttCTCAGAAATCAATAGATCGAAAATGGAGTTTGACGAAGACATGTTGGTGAAGGTGGGGCTCTTCCTCCTAGTTCAAGCTCTGGTTTACTTCATCCTATCCAAGTCTTCCGCCGTCTTCTCCGACGCGCCGCCGGCGAGATCCTTCAGCTTCAAGAGGGCGCGCACCCTCAGCATCCGCCGCATGATGGCGGCGCTCGCCGACTTGCCGGCCGGCGGCGAGCCCTATTATCCTATTCCTCCCAAGGACTTCGCCTCATCATCATCCACATCTTTCAAGGACAGTACTGATGAGCTTGAACGCAATAGTTAATTCTTGGTCTGATTTagggatttttaaaaaaaatattcatttgttCTTCAATAATTGGATTGATATatagattatgttttctgatttattttatatactttttttttttccgtttatGTGTAAATTTAAGATGTAAAATTGTACTGTATAGTGGCAGGTACTATAGTCGGTTGTGGATTACATAAACTTTTACAagttttagggtgtgtttggtcgATAGG contains these protein-coding regions:
- the LOC116017242 gene encoding uncharacterized protein LOC116017242; the encoded protein is MEFDEDMLVKVGLFLLVQALVYFILSKSSAVFSDAPPARSFSFKRARTLSIRRMMAALADLPAGGEPYYPIPPKDFASSSSTSFKDSTDELERNS